The genomic interval AATGAAAATACCCACACCGAAGGAGATTCCTACCGGCCAGGCTACCCGTTTTTCAACGACCGCGAAGCGATAAAACGATCCGAGGGGAGAAAAAAGAGTCAAGGCCATATTGGAGGGCTTGAGCACATTGGCGGCATTGACTCCCACGGGACCCATGGTATTGACGACCAATACCTGGAAGGCAGCCATCAGCATACCACCGGCGGCGCCGATCATGGAGAAGTAGGTTCCGACCAGAATTGCACCGATGACAATCCACAGCGGATTCATGTAGCGATACCCTTTTTTCAGCCAGAATCCCTTGCCTTCAAGTGAAAAAGATTCTGCTTTGGTCCCGTTAACATAGACGTCGAAGCCGGTCCCCGGAGGGGTGTGACGAAAGCTCTTGAATGATGCGGTAAAATTACCGGTTGATTTGTCGAGATCAATAGACGTGCCTTTATCCCAGTAGTTGCCGCTGGACTCGTCCTGAAGAACGGTTCTGGAGAAGATAACGATCTTGCCCACCCGGTTTCCTTCCTTGACGATAGTATTTATACCGTATGCGGTTTCGTTGGCCCATTTTAAAAAATTCCACTGATCTGAGGAGCTTATAGGTCCTAGGCCAGCTCTGGCTGTTTCATCGATTGTATCGAAATCGTCTTTAAGCAGATAGCTGTAAGTTGAATAAAGTCCTTTAGTCCTTCCCTTGCCGAGAAAAACCGAAGGGCCGCCGAATCTGGTATCATCAACTCTCTTGCCAAAGGCAGTGGGGTTGGTGGTAAGAATGTAATAGAGCGGAGGAATGGATGTCTCCATGCCAAACTTTCCCTTCTGTGTTTCTTTCGCGAACTTGCTTTCTTCGTGAGGCATATTCGCTTCCGAGGGTTGAAACTCGTCCTGCTGTGCTACGGCTAAATACAATTCCTCCCCTGGTTGTATGCTGCCCTTTATAGTTACGATATCACCGGCTTTACCGTCCGTTGTTACTTCAACTTGAGCAAAGGTGTAGCTTGCTAACAATAAAAATGTAAGACTTGTCAAAACTGCAATAAATGGAATGCGCACAAATTTCATGCTGTTTTCCTCCCTAAAATTAAATGTGTTCGATTTGTGCATACATGCTAATACCGAAGATTTTTAATGAATACCTCCTCTCCTTGAATTAATGATCATGATGGTTTACTTAGCTTCTTGCTCTTAGAGCCGAGCCAGGCGCCGAAAAAGGTAAATATTATCGCCGATGAGGCGCAGATGAAATAACGCTCTCCTTCCACCAGACTTTCCCACGGGCAAAAGATGGTAATAGCACTGCAGCCGGTTACCGTCATTACCAAGGCGATGATGAACAGAGTTGGTCGCTTGCCGGGGTAATTGTCTCCGCCTTTGTCAACCAGACCGTAGCCACTCGCGGCACTATTGAAGGCGATGATAAAAGGCAGGGTATTGGGTAAATCGGAAGGAAATATCACTGCAGCCATAAAGCCCAGCAGGATGATGATGCCTACCATACCGGGTACAGCGGCATAGAAGAAAATTCCTAATGGAGATGCCGCAAAATGTTTCATCTTTTCAACTGTCGTCTGTGCTGCGGAAATGCCCATTTCAATCATCTTTTTCAACTCCCTCTCTATGTGATGTCTTTTTGTTTCTGCTGTGATTGTTGGTTCTTAAAGTTACTATCTTGGTTTTCCCAACATACTCCTGTGATTCATATCCGGTTACAGCCGTCATTGTCTGGATAAGATTCTTCATCTTTCTCATGTTGCGAATGATCATATCCATATCATTGAGTGTTTCCGCGGAGGTCAGCTCATCACGAACTAGTTCGGACATGCCGAGTGCGGTAAAGAGCGGAGTGTTAAGTTCATGGGCCGCGGTGCCTGCCATCTCAATCACTCCCTGAAGTTTCATGCGCTCCATTTTTTCCTTTTCGAGCAGCATTTGGTCGGTGATGTCACGCACCGCCTCGATAATGAATTCTACGTTGCCTTTTTCATCAAGGATGGGAGCGAGATACCGTTCATACCAGGTGTCCCGGTCTCCATGACGGTTTTCTTCTTCAACCTTTATGGGCTTAAGGCTGCAAAGCACCTGATCCAGGAGGCTGTTTTCGTAATCCTCGGTCTGCCATGGTGAAATCATGGTATACAGTTTACCGAGAACATCACCTTCGCTATAACCCTGGGTGGAGAGAAAATGCTTATTTGCCATTATCACCCGTTTGTCCGGATCGACGACCAGAAGCTGCATCCACATTGAATCGAGGATGGTCTGCAGAAAACGTTCATGCTCTTCAATCTGGTTGAAAAGCAGGGTCGTTTGGCGATGGGTTCTGGCCTTTTCGATGGCATTACCACCCTCCTTCGCTGCGTTGACCGCAAAATTGATGTCGCCTGGAGAGAATATGCGGTGCCTGTTGCTGAGCAGGCGCAGCACCCCGATAATCTCCTGATGATTTTTTATGGGAATAGCCAGAATTGATTTTATTCCTTCAGCCTGAATAGCCTGGTGATAGTCGACCCGCGGATCACTGGCGGCATCGTAAATCGCCACCGGTTCGCCCTTCAACACCTTGAAGATGGAATCTTCCCGGCTGATACTGCCCCGGTTGAGGTACTGTTGGGAAAGGCCTGATGCCGCCACCAGCTCAAGCCGGTTGGTGGCAGGGTGGAGCAGGCGGATAGTACAGCCGGTAACTCCAAGAATTCCTGGTAGCTTATCGACGATTGTACTGAGTATCCGATCCAGGTCCAGAGTTGAATTCACCAGTTTAGAGATTTCGTGCTGGGCACGAAAAAAAGCCACCTGGTTGTTCAGCTCCTGGAACATCCTGCTGTTTGAGATTGCCATCCCGACCTGTTCCGCAAGCGACATGGCAAAGGCTACTTCCGATTGGGAAAATTCTCTGGTATCTTTGGTCAAAAGCCGCATCAGACCGGTAACCTGGCCCTTGTAAAGTATAGGAAGAGACATGGCGCTCTTCACTCCTTCCCGGGATATAAAAGCACAGCTGTCATGATCGCAACTTATGTCTATGTCCGTTCGCGCCGTAGGTTCACCCTTCATCAGGGCATTCATCACCTCTGATGTATCTATGGTTGATCTCGAGAGGTATTCATCAGAGACTCCCCAGGCCGCACCCAGAACAAATCTGTTGGTGCCGCCATCAAGAAGCCTGATCGTTGCAGCATCTACTTCGAGCAGAACCGGGAGACGCCGGACCACCAGATCCATGACCTCCTGGGGGTCATGGACACTGCTGATAAGCCGGGTGACTTCCTGGAAAACCTCCAGGTAGTCTTTCTCTTTCTGTCGTTGCTGTTTGCTCATCTATATGTTTTTTTGTAGAAATATATTAAACGGGTTCTTTGCAATGGTAGTGTACAGGCTGCAATGCTACAGGTTTTACATGGGTGGAGCACTTGGCGGCACATGCCGGTGCAAGATCCTGATCAAGACTATCCCTGCTGAAGGTGATCTCAACCTTGGGTACCCAGCGATCCTAGCGTAACGGAGTGCAGTTGATATCCCAGAGGAAGGGGTTGACGGACAGGTGCGGTGCGCCAGCGTCCTTACTCTGGTTACAGATTCAAAGAATTGAAACAGGTTAATCAACGGGCCAGAACCTCCGCCGCTTTGTCTTCCAGTTCCTTTTTATCAATGGGTTTCACGCAATATTCACCGGCGCCGAGTTCCATTGCCTCCCGTGCCGTCTCGATGGTAGGATATCCCGTCAGCATGATGACCTTGATATCGGGACGAATTTTTATCATTTCGGCGAGCACTTGAACGCCGCTCATTTTTTTGAGTTTTATGTCAAGGATAGCAAGATCGACATGGTGATCGCGAACATAATCAATCGCCTCATCTTCCTCTGTGAAGGTCCGGACATTATGACCTTGTCGTGAAAGTATTTTCTTGACCAGGATAACTGCATCCAGTACGTCATCTAATGCCAGTATTTCCGCCATTGTATAGGTTCTCCTCGTTTTCATGGTTGGCAACGCCGGTAGCGGGCAACCTGATATAAAAAGCGCTTCCCTGCATCGGCTCCCTCGTCTCGGGATGCTCCACCGGACTTTTGACGCTGATGGTGCCGCCGTGTTCCTGAATAATACCGTAGGACACCGACAGCCCGAGTCCTGTCCCCTTGCCGACATCCTTGGTGGTAAAGAATGGATCAAAGATTTTGTTTTTAATGGCATCCGGGATACCGGATCCACTATCCATTACCGTGATCACCACTTCCTCCTTGGATGCGGAAGTAATGATGATAATTTTCCCCCCTTCAACCATGGCATATTGGGCGTTGTTGAAGAGATTTATAAAGACCTGGTGCAGCTTTTCGGAATCACCAAAGACCATCGGTAGATTCTGGTCAAATTTTCTAAGTACCGTGACCCCATGGATGTTCAAAGTATGCTCGGTGACTGCCAGTACTTCCTGGATGATGAGATTAATATCCAGGGAGGTCTTGAAACTTTCCGCCTGGCGGGAGAATTTAAGAAGATCAGCAACAATTCTCCGGCAAGCCCTGGTTTGACGTTCAACAACCTTGAGGTTGCTGTAATCCTCTGAGTTTTCATCAAAATCATCCATCAAAAGCTGGGTATAGCCGAGGATGATGCCCAATGGCGTATTGATCTCATGGGCAACGCCTGCCGCCATTTGTCCGACCGACGCCATTTTCTCGTGATTGATGAGCTGCTCGGTGATGGTTTTCAGGCGGGTCATATCCTTGCCTATGCCTTCGCAACCGATCATTTGGCCCTTCTCGTTATAAATGGCGTTTGCTGTGAGTAGAATGTGACGTGTGGGACCATCTTTTCCTTTACATTCCATTTCCAGATCGCTGACAAAGCCATTGTGGTGCAATTCGTCTAAATATTTCAGTAAGTCACTGTCATGGCAGAATAGATCATAAAAATTGACTTTCGTTGTTCCTGGATCTAAACCAAGCAGATTTCTGCCGCTGGTATTGATGCTGGTGATGTCGCCGTCATTGTCGCAGAAATATATGATATCTTTTGAGTTCTCGAAGAAGTTGCGGAATTTCTTTTCCGACTCGGAGAGATTTTTGGTTCGTTTTTCCACCATCTCTTCCAGGTGAGTATTGAGCATCTGCAGCTGCTCCGCACTGTTGGAAAGTCTGGTGTTAGCCTCTGAGAGTTTTTCCGCTTCCGATCTGATGGCTTTATATGCTTGTAGTCCCTTGTGATAATATATAGTTACCGCAGCCGCCGATATCATAAGCATGGTATTGATTCCTCCGGAAAAAGGAGAAAGAAGATGCCAGATATCATTACGATTTCCAAAGATCAGTAAAATTTTGATAATATGGCCTACACCTCGAGACAGAGAAAAGGCCGCCATGGCAATACAGAAATAGAAAAGAAAGCCCCATATGAAGTTGTTTGGCTGCAATCTGATCAGCGACCAGGAATAGCGTAAAGCCAGAAAGGAGAGCGCAATTGCCGTTGCCGAACCCAGGAAGTCAATAATGACTGCAGGGAAAAGAGGAAGAGTGCTCATCTTTTCTCCTCACGAAGGGCGTCATGATAAAATGTTCTGAGACTTATAACCAATGCCCATAATGCGGGAACGAAGAGGAGGTGGTCCATTTTTGTTAAAAAATAGATAACCTTCACGGGGGTTATTGGTCCGGCAATTTGTTCATTCAACGTACCGGTTTGCTGAAAATCAGCTGAAGATAAAGATTCAAAAGCTTCATGTCCAAGAAAAGCGACGATATTCCAGCAGGCAAAAACAAGGCAGAATGTCTGCAGAAATTTCCAGCCCCTGCTTGACAATGCCGTGGTGCGCCTCGTGTGCCAATAGAGATAGAGAAGTGCGACCATGAAAAGAAGGTGGGCCATCTGATGGACATAATTACCTTCGGGTGCACCATGAGACTGCAATGCCCAGGCGTTGTCCGGACCGCTGATAACCATGAGCAGAAAAAATGTGCTGATATGTATAATTTGAATTTTTCTCATAAAGTCCTCATTTGTTGATGGATATAGCAGTAACCGTGCCTGCTCTTCCTGTCTCCGGACAGGAAATAATATAATTTCTATATTTTCAGGATATTGTCTCTAGAGGTATCCGAGGTTGGGGTAATTTTTCCATGGCAACGGATCAGCTTTTGAGATACTGGGGCAACGTAAAAGTTGCACTCCGTTTACGGAATACTAAATCTGGGAAAATATAATTCTAAGACAAACAGCCTGCTCAAGGCTATAAGGGAATATTTAATCCTGAAAATCAAGGTGCAGCATTTATGTATCGATAGGCGAAAGCTACTGATAATAAAGGATGACGAATAGGTAATGAACATTTAAGATGCGGTTTAATGCAACATAAAGGTTGCATGCGTGGGTGTCTCAGATGCTTCAACTTCACCTTCTGACAAAAAAGCAGGCTTTTCATTGATTCTCATCTAGCATCTCTGCAACTTCAATTCTTCCAGGAAATCATATCAATTCCAGATCAATAGTTTGAGACCGACAAGGGCGAGAAAAATTCCAATGAATATTCGAAAAAACCTCTGCGGCATTCTGTCCAGAAAACTTTTGGCAAGATATGCACCGCCAAATGAAATCGGAATACTCAGAAAAAGGGCTGTCGTTAAGTCTTCCTGCAGCCGCGTACCTCCTGAAATATATAGAGTGACACGAGTAAGATCAATAAACATGGCAATTAGGCCGGAAGTGAAAATATACACCTCCTTGTCGAGGTTGAAAGCGGTAAGGAAGGCGCCCCGAACGGCACCACCAACCCCGAAAAAACCAGCGAAGAGACCGGAGAGCAGGCCTCCGCTAACAGCAGTAATGCTGGTCTTAGGTAAGGACCACCGATGATTGACCAGGAGAAAACCAACGTAGAGAATCAGAAAAAACCCCAAAAT from Desulfopila inferna carries:
- a CDS encoding sulfite exporter TauE/SafE family protein, which produces MKFVRIPFIAVLTSLTFLLLASYTFAQVEVTTDGKAGDIVTIKGSIQPGEELYLAVAQQDEFQPSEANMPHEESKFAKETQKGKFGMETSIPPLYYILTTNPTAFGKRVDDTRFGGPSVFLGKGRTKGLYSTYSYLLKDDFDTIDETARAGLGPISSSDQWNFLKWANETAYGINTIVKEGNRVGKIVIFSRTVLQDESSGNYWDKGTSIDLDKSTGNFTASFKSFRHTPPGTGFDVYVNGTKAESFSLEGKGFWLKKGYRYMNPLWIVIGAILVGTYFSMIGAAGGMLMAAFQVLVVNTMGPVGVNAANVLKPSNMALTLFSPLGSFYRFAVVEKRVAWPVGISFGVGIFIGSIWLGKYVSALLPMQAYKEWLAVLVVIMGIKTLTEMTPKAMNKRKNIKAMTQKFNAAVKKAKETGEAMEMGSIEPVKTGLMDYRFKFWGEEFRINPLLFAFLGILIGIVSRSFGIGGGFLLVPAMTTLGALPMYVAVPISLIGTCFSSIGSFVGYAMIGYWPDWVLAGAIIIGGFAGGMLGSRAQKLFSEMQLKVVLALTLFFLFFRFFKIEVWI
- a CDS encoding GAF domain-containing protein produces the protein MSKQQRQKEKDYLEVFQEVTRLISSVHDPQEVMDLVVRRLPVLLEVDAATIRLLDGGTNRFVLGAAWGVSDEYLSRSTIDTSEVMNALMKGEPTARTDIDISCDHDSCAFISREGVKSAMSLPILYKGQVTGLMRLLTKDTREFSQSEVAFAMSLAEQVGMAISNSRMFQELNNQVAFFRAQHEISKLVNSTLDLDRILSTIVDKLPGILGVTGCTIRLLHPATNRLELVAASGLSQQYLNRGSISREDSIFKVLKGEPVAIYDAASDPRVDYHQAIQAEGIKSILAIPIKNHQEIIGVLRLLSNRHRIFSPGDINFAVNAAKEGGNAIEKARTHRQTTLLFNQIEEHERFLQTILDSMWMQLLVVDPDKRVIMANKHFLSTQGYSEGDVLGKLYTMISPWQTEDYENSLLDQVLCSLKPIKVEEENRHGDRDTWYERYLAPILDEKGNVEFIIEAVRDITDQMLLEKEKMERMKLQGVIEMAGTAAHELNTPLFTALGMSELVRDELTSAETLNDMDMIIRNMRKMKNLIQTMTAVTGYESQEYVGKTKIVTLRTNNHSRNKKTSHREGVEKDD
- a CDS encoding response regulator; its protein translation is MAEILALDDVLDAVILVKKILSRQGHNVRTFTEEDEAIDYVRDHHVDLAILDIKLKKMSGVQVLAEMIKIRPDIKVIMLTGYPTIETAREAMELGAGEYCVKPIDKKELEDKAAEVLAR
- a CDS encoding two-component system sensor histidine kinase NtrB, yielding MSTLPLFPAVIIDFLGSATAIALSFLALRYSWSLIRLQPNNFIWGFLFYFCIAMAAFSLSRGVGHIIKILLIFGNRNDIWHLLSPFSGGINTMLMISAAAVTIYYHKGLQAYKAIRSEAEKLSEANTRLSNSAEQLQMLNTHLEEMVEKRTKNLSESEKKFRNFFENSKDIIYFCDNDGDITSINTSGRNLLGLDPGTTKVNFYDLFCHDSDLLKYLDELHHNGFVSDLEMECKGKDGPTRHILLTANAIYNEKGQMIGCEGIGKDMTRLKTITEQLINHEKMASVGQMAAGVAHEINTPLGIILGYTQLLMDDFDENSEDYSNLKVVERQTRACRRIVADLLKFSRQAESFKTSLDINLIIQEVLAVTEHTLNIHGVTVLRKFDQNLPMVFGDSEKLHQVFINLFNNAQYAMVEGGKIIIITSASKEEVVITVMDSGSGIPDAIKNKIFDPFFTTKDVGKGTGLGLSVSYGIIQEHGGTISVKSPVEHPETREPMQGSAFYIRLPATGVANHENEENLYNGGNTGIR
- a CDS encoding sulfite exporter TauE/SafE family protein, with protein sequence MTQILLLCLLTLAASIIGTATGFGTSTVMIPLMVLLVPPPVALLFVGIIHLCGDIWKMLLFRRGFDWKLIIAFGLPGIAASFLGASLSLQTEIIPLQRILGFFLILYVGFLLVNHRWSLPKTSITAVSGGLLSGLFAGFFGVGGAVRGAFLTAFNLDKEVYIFTSGLIAMFIDLTRVTLYISGGTRLQEDLTTALFLSIPISFGGAYLAKSFLDRMPQRFFRIFIGIFLALVGLKLLIWN